The nucleotide window TGTTGGTCACTGTTCCAGAGGGGAAGAGAAACCCCAAGGGGTCTGATACCAGCAATTCAATGCTCTTGCTCAGAAGTGGCATGTCATCTCCATTCATAACTCATTGATCGGAACAAGTCATTTGGCCCCAACCAACCACAAGGGAGCCACAAGAGTACAGTTTTTCCTAAAGTATTtgatgaacaacaacaacaaaaaagtatttgGTGAACAACATTAATAACCGCTATACATTTCCTGCTGCCTAGTCTGTGCCAAGCCTTGAGCCTAATGAAATGGAGACTCAAGAAGGTCAGGTAACTTAGTTACTACACCATGCAGGATGATTTCCAGTGATCCAGAAGCATGGGACAGGCTGCtgaatgagagaatatatttaagAGGGCTAACCCTGGTACTAAAAATAAGTGCTGagtaaatgtttttttcccccagtctcTGGAGGTATTCAAGAACAGGCTGTATGGTAACTTATTAGGGTTGCCAGAGAGGATAGTTGAGTACTAGATGGTAGTAACACTACCAGCTGTGCACTGTGCACAGCTTTCCAACCATGAGAGTCTAACTACACTTTTCCTAGAATAATTATTTCCCTTCTTGTCAgtaatattgtaaaataattatcAATTTTATCCATCCCCTACCTTCCTACAATAGCACTGTTAGCTCTATGGAGGGAAAACAAAGGGCCTAGAAGGGATATGGGTAAATTATGGGTGGACAAACCACCAATCAATTACTACTGACCAAGTGTCCATGATTTTTAAAGCATCCTGTCCTGTGCTCTAAGTCAGTTGTGCACAGCAGGAAAAGAGCATGAGAACAGGGCTTATAGCTAGCACTCAGTCCTGGCTTTGTGATTACCTTACTGTGTGCCTTGAGCAAGTTTCTTCCCAAGTCTTGGTTTCATCTCTGTACAATGAGGAGACAGGAATATACTTCCAAAGTCCAATTCAGCTTGAATAACTGATATAAACAGTGCACAGAGTTCAACATCAAACCTCAGAAGTGGGAAGACTCACCTTTCTTCTAAGAAGCCAATGGGGCCACAGGACCCTGTAAGCTCAAAAGGACTTTAGATGCTGTATTACCTATAGCTGCACTTTGCAATATGGTAGTCACTAACCATATGTGGCAACTGAACTTCTGGAGTGTGACAACTCCAAAATGAGATATACTTTAAGTAGAAAATACACACTGAATGTCTGTATATAGTATGGAGAAAGGgaatgtaaaacatttttatattaggttaattaaagtgttttttaaaatattttatttatttattcatgagagacacacagagagagacagagacacagagggagaagcaggggtcacgcagggagcccaatgagtgacttgatcctgggactccaggatcatgacctgggccgaaggcagcattaaaccactgagccatccagggatccccaggttaaTTAAAGTGTTATTCATgtcatctgtttatttttctttttaatatgaaaagttAAATTACATGGTggttcacattatatttctattggacagtgcttaTATaggggaaactgaagcccagaaaaggtaaatgacttgcccaaagagCTGGGACTATAACCTGGGCCACTCAACAGTTCTCATTCAAGGATCTTTCTATCCTAACTGCCTATGGTAGCCAGTCTCCAAGATGGTCCCTAATGATCTTCACTTCCCATCATCCTGAGTAGCCCTTCCACATTGTCTAGTTCATCTGCTTGGAAACTGTAGAAATGACTGTACAACTTCCAAGGCTGGGTCATAAGACCTTGTGGCTTCCACCTTGTCTCTTTCTGGCATCACTTGTTTTGAGGGAACAAATAGCTCTATGGAGTGGCCCACATGGTGAGGAATGTAGGCCCCATCAACAACCAGTAACAATGAAGTAGAATCAACCATCTTGGAAACCGATCTTCCATTCCCAAACCTTCAGATAACAGCTGATCCAACTGACATCTTGACTACACCTCATGAGAGATCTCAACCCAGAATCACCCAGGTAAgcttcccaaattcctgacccacagaatatGTATGAGATAATGTTTATTGTTCTAAGCTATTAAGTTGTGGGGTGATTTGTTACATggcaataaataattaatatataataattacataGCCTTATAAACTTAGAGATCTCATTTAAGGAAAACTTACTTCTACCTTTTGCATTTGTACAATGTGAGAAATTATTCTTGTCTTTTCCTGGCCTCTGGTCTAGCTCAGGTTACCTAACCGAAAAAAGCAATCAGGCTTGGCAATCCAACCCAGGAAGTCAagatctcatttttattctttaaagatttctttcccttttccttttattgcagAAAGCACCCCACCATATCACCTTCACATATAGAAATATGATTCCTCCAAAAATCAAAGGAACTGGAGCCCAGAATTGCCCAATTAAATATAGTATTTGGGAGGTAATAAACATTTGAGAACTGATTCTCTATATCTGAGTTTTTCTAAGCTGAGAAAATGGTGCAGACAGTAGTGTTAATGTCTTACATTTATATAGCATGTGTTGCTTTTCATGTTTTCAAATCCACCATATTGGAGGTAGGTGGGAAGATATAAATAAACTAGCATACATATGGAAACATGTATGCTTTGCTCATAGTCTCATGGTAAGTGAATAACAGGACCAGGTCTAGAATTTGGGTTTCAGTGACTCCAAGTTAGACTTGATGCTTTTCAAGCAGGATCTCCCAGCAGTGATAACATGAACACTCTTCAGTTGGGGCTGTCCTCTGAGATCAACGTGCATTTGTAGGTCTCTTTAAAAGCCTGAAGGAAAGGTGGTATTACTTCATCCACAGTGACATGCCTTCGGAGCTCCTCACTCAGAGAGGTGACACCTGTCCCAACTAGCCCGCAGGGGACAATGTGCTCAAACCACCCAAGGTCTGTAGAACAGTTCAGAGCCAGGCCGTGGGACGTGATGTGCCTTCCACAGCGGACTCCTGCAAGACAAGCCAAAGGGTCTCAGAGTAGGTAACCTCCCTCCTCGGGCTTCACCATCCCCCTCAGTGTGATGAAGGAACCGGGCTCCATCACTGGCTTTCCCGCTTTGTTTTTGAGCACCCAAGGAAGGGGTCGTGCACAGATCGGGGGAGGGGGACATAGTAGGGGAGGGGTGTGTGACACCAGAGCTGCTGCATTATAGAGATTCCAGAAAATGTCTTTTAACAGAGAttctgttgctttaaaaaaaaaaaaaaaaggtaaaaaaaagtttgaaaattccTAAGTTCCATTATTGTCTAGACATTGTGATTAATTAGGAATAACCTGGCAATTCACTTCTCGAAAAGATGAATGTTGGATGAGATGACCACTGAGAGCCCTCCTGAGGGCTGTGAATAGTTTAAGAGATCAGTGAGAAGGCTTAAGACCTCAAACCAGCGGGTAGCCCGCGCCAGACAGACTTCCTCCCGCTaagccccgccccggccccggccccgcccccggccccggccccgcccccggccccggcacTAACCGATAGCGCAGACCTTGCGTTCCCCCAGCCAGACACCGGTGTAGGGCGGGGGCCGCGCGCGGGCGCCTTGCAAGCCCCGGGACTCGCACAGGCGCACTGCGCACGCCTCCAGCGCCGCTACGTGGGTGCGCAGGCGCAGGCCCAGGCGCCGCAGGTCTAGCACCGGGTGGCAGAGCAGCTGGCCCGGGCCGTGGAAGGTGGCCAGGCCGCCGCGTCCCGTGGCGCGTACCTCGGCGCCCAAGGCCCGCAGCCGCGCCATCTCCTCCGGCGTCAGGCCGCCACGCAGCCCGGACGTGTACACGGGCCCCGCGGGCTCGCAGAGCAGCAGTGCGCCCGCCTCAGCCCCGGACGGGGCCTCAGGGCCTGGCGCGGCCTGCAGCCGCCGCAACCAGCGCTCCTGTAGGGCCAGGAGCTCGGCGTAGGGCATCCGGCTTCGCCGCACCAGCCGTACCGCGGGTGGCCGCATGGCGTCAGCCGGGGCGTCGGCGAGGTTCCGCCCCTgcccgggcctgggggcggggacTCGGAGGCGCGTCCTCAGCCGCCGCTCTGAGCGCTGGTCGCGGGCTGTGCAGAGCTGTGAGCCCTCCACCTAGTATCCGGTGTGTCTCtcccattcattccttcattcattccgACAGCCAGTAGGCTTGATACTGTGGTGCACAGTATATGGGGAAAAAGTCTTTCCTGGGAAGCTGACAGCCTTACAGCAGACAATACGCAAGTATTCGAGCATGAAATAAATAAGGTTATTTCACATACTAATAACTGCGaggaaaagaatgcaaaataggATAATGTGTGCCCTGGGTAGTTACCTGAAGAGGAAACTATGAAAAGGAGGTGAACGTGCAGAAAGTTTATGGTgggagggacacttgggtggctcagcagtttagcgcctgccttcggcccagggcgtgatcctggagtcgcgggatcgagtcccacgtcgggctcccggcatggagcctgcttctccctctgcctgtgtctctgcctctgtctgtctgtctgtctctctctgtgtgtctgtctctaatgaataaataaataaaatcttaaaaagtttatGGTGGGGAGCTGTAAGAGCGTGATGGAAGCAGGATTCCCAGAGGGAGGAATCAAACTGAAACAAATCTCTGCAGAGGCCTCAGCCTATCTCAAAGGATGCTCTGAGCCTGAGATGACCTTTAAGAATTGTTCCAAATTAAAGAACTGGGGCCAGAAGTTTATATCCTATCATTGAGCGGTGATAGAGGCTCTATCTGTAACTTTCAGGAAGGCTGCATCCTTCTATAGGAGACAATTCCCAGAGAATTATGAGCCATAAGCAGCCTACTCCCAGAAGTTGGGGGAATGACTGGCTGGGTCCAGAAGCTGGATCTAGACCACAGTATCCATTATGTTGTATTGGATTGTCATTCAAATAAATCTGAATTCGTTCAGTAAACTTTCACTGAATACCAACAAGAAGAGGATACATAAGGCTGTCCCACCCCTGTATTCCTAATAGCATAAAGAACCCCATTATTATGTCCTCAGTCTGCCTTCTGAATCTATCTTCCAAGCTACAGGCAAGAATTGTTCAactaaaaagaaagcaagcaaaacaaaaataagaaagcgGGAAAGTGTAGATAATAATGTAACAGCAAATTATTGTTACCCACTATCCAGCATTGtcaaattttagtattttcacttaggtcttttttttatttttagaaactgaTAACATTGCTTACTTAGGTATCTGAAAGAGATttcctaatataaacataaaaatcctaaGCAGACATTAGTAAAATGAATACAGCAATGTATAAAAGGATTAACACATCATGATGAAGTAatgtttatcccaggaatgcaaggttggcttAACATTATAAAATCGAATAATATAATTCAAAAAACCATATGACTATTTTCAGTAGATGCAAAAAAAACCAGTTGGCAAAAATCAACACCTACTCTGGCTAAAACTCCCAGCAAACTAGGGCAAtctaggaaaagaagggaaatttcTCAGTCTGATGAAGGGTATTGCATCAGTCAGGGTTCAGACAAGAGAGAAACCAGTTTATGGTGGGAAGCTGTAAGAGAGAAAGgtgatatttcaattttttttctcttttttatttttttaaagattttatttatttattcatagagacacacacacagagagagagagaggcagagacacaggcagagggagaagcaggctccatgcagagaggcccgatgtgggactccatccagggtctccaggatcacaccctgggctgcaggcagcgctaaactgctgcgccaccggggctgccctcaattaatttttttattttgagaaaattgtaGACTCATATGCAGTTATGAGGAATGATCTTGTATACATTTTACCCAGTTTTCCCCAATGATGATGTCTTGCCAGTGTCAcaattagaatattttcattactacATTcaggatacagaacatttccatcacaagTATTCCTCATGTTCTTCTTTTATATCTACACTACTATTTAACTCCTGGCAAACACGAATCTGTGTTCTATAAATGGAACGACACAACGTGTAaacttttggaatttttttttcctcaacataATTTTCTGGAGACTCATCCAGGTTGTTGCCTGTAAcaacagttcatttctttttgttgatgaatagtattccatggtaaggatgtaacacattttgtttatccattctcccaCTGAAGAAtaagttatttccagttttcagatattttgaatCAAACTGCTACAAATATTTGTACACTGGCTTTTTCTACATGAgcataagttttcatttatcaGGAATAAATGCCAAAGAGTATACAATTGTTGGTTCATACGGTGCttgcatgtttagttttttttttttttaaagactgctaAACTGCTCTCCAGAGtagttgtgccattttacattcccaccagcaatatatctATGAATGATCTAAtgtctctgcatccttgccaacatttggcattgtcactattttttattttagacattctaataGTAGTATTTTGTTGtgactttaatttgtatttccctaatggctaatgatgttgaatatttttcatgtgcttattttcaATCTAAATATCCTCTTCAATAAAAcatctgttcatgtatttttcctgttttctaattgtgtttttttttaatgttcagtcTTTAGaattctttaagtattttaagtaatTGTCCTTTGTCAGACACATTGTTATACACAGTTTCTTCCACTCTATTGCTTGtattttcatcctcttaacaAGGTTTCTTGAAGAGCAAATGTTTGTAATTGTGATAAAGTCCAGTTTATCTACTATtcctttcatggatcatgcctttaTCCTAAGAAGTCTTTGGCTAGTCCTAGATTCCGAGGAGTTTCTCCcacatttttctctatgttttgaAACTTTGGTCatgattttttggttttgcttttctccagcaccatttgttcaAAAGTTTATGTTTCCTCCATTTAATTGCCTTTATACCTTTGTCAAAAAACAGTTGGGCATAAATCCCTATcaaatttttcacagaactagaagagATAATCCTTAactttgtatgaaaccacaaaagatcccaaatagccaaagcaatcttgaaaaagaagaacaaaactggaggtattacaatatcagatttcaagatatactatgaagctgtagtaatcaaaccagtatggtcctggcacaaaaatatgttagatgaatagaatagaaaacctagaaataaatccatggtTATATGGAcaattaatctataacaaaggaggcaagaacatgtgatgagaaagtctcttcaacaaatgatgttgggaaaactgcacaactacatgcaaaagaatgatactgcaccactttcttacaccatacacaaaaataaactcaaagtatattaaagacctaaatgtgaaacttgaaaccataaaattcctagaagaaaacataggcagtaatccctttgacattggctgtaaaaacatttttgtagctatgtctcctgaggcaagggaaacaaaagcaaaaataaactattgagactatacccaaataaaaagattttgcacagtcaaaaaaccaccaacaaaacaaaacaaaaaaaacctctgaatgggagaagataattgcaaattatatatccaataaggggtaaatacccaaaatatatgaagaacttacacAACACAAGAAAAACACACATAATCCAATTAAacatgagcagaagacatgaacagacatttttctaaagaagacatgcagattgCCGACAAAcgcatgaaaacatgctcaacatcactaatcatgagggaaatgcacatcaaaatcaCAATGGGGTATCACCTAacatctgtcagaatgactaataacaaaaaacacaagaaacaacaagtgttggtaaggatgtggagaaaaaggaaccctcttgcactgttggtgggaattcaaactggtgcaaccactgtagaaaatagttatggaggttcctcaaaaactaaaaaaaaaaaaaaaaaaaaaaaaaaaaaaaaaaaaaaatttaccctaagatccagtaattccactactgggtatttacccaaagaaaatgaaaacactacttcaaaaagatatatgcaaaaaaaaaaaaaaaaaaaaaaaaaagaaagaaagaaagaaaaaaaaaagatacatgtggggtgctgggtagctcagtcagttaactgtctgccttcagctctagtccctgctcagcaggcagtctatttttccctctccctctgcccctctgcccacttgtgctctctctctctctcaaataaataaataaataaaatctttaaaaagatatatgtattatctacaatagtcaagacatggaagcaaccca belongs to Canis lupus baileyi chromosome 23, mCanLup2.hap1, whole genome shotgun sequence and includes:
- the LIPT2 gene encoding octanoyl-[acyl-carrier-protein]:protein N-octanoyltransferase LIPT2, mitochondrial, translating into MRPPAVRLVRRSRMPYAELLALQERWLRRLQAAPGPEAPSGAEAGALLLCEPAGPVYTSGLRGGLTPEEMARLRALGAEVRATGRGGLATFHGPGQLLCHPVLDLRRLGLRLRTHVAALEACAVRLCESRGLQGARARPPPYTGVWLGERKVCAIGVRCGRHITSHGLALNCSTDLGWFEHIVPCGLVGTGVTSLSEELRRHVTVDEVIPPFLQAFKETYKCTLISEDSPN